A DNA window from Fragaria vesca subsp. vesca linkage group LG3, FraVesHawaii_1.0, whole genome shotgun sequence contains the following coding sequences:
- the LOC101311557 gene encoding glucan endo-1,3-beta-glucosidase-like, giving the protein MDPNKLLLLCFLLSAFHVILTSAIGVNYGTVANNLPPPSQVATFLKTKTTIDRVKIFNTDPAVLRAFANTGIAVTVTVGNGNVPPLAKLPAAQSWVADNILPFYPRTNINRIAVGNEILATSDKDLIAHLLPAMKALHSALNLANVTSIQVSTPHSLGILAPNTGPPSLGQFRSGYDKVIFQPILEYHRQTKSPFLVNPYPFFGLSPDTLNYATFRPNAGVFDPATGVNYTNMFDAQMDAVFSAMKKVGYEDVDLVVAETGWPSAGDPNQLGVSVENAEAYNGNLIRHVSSGKGTPLMPNRTFETYIFALFNENLKPTLSEQNYGLFKPDLDPVYDVGLLRNGQAEGPTSGPALSPASGPAAGPEAMGPAPDVVAQSPAAAGKSWCVPKSNVSDAALQKNIDYVCSSGVDCKPIKQGGPCFEPNSVKSHAAYVMNAYYQEHGPQNINCDFNGTGVVTSTDPSYKTCTYPTKVAEKEEKSPGSSPAKSVAGSSTRMRCSKVALFSLMVGCGVMFNI; this is encoded by the exons ATGGACCCCAACAAGCTCCTCCTCCTCTGCTTCCTCCTCTCCGCCTTCCACGTCATCCTCACCTCCGCCATCGGCGTCAACTACGGCACAGTAGCCAACAACCTCCCCCCTCCTTCCCAAGTCGCCACCTTCCTCAAGACCAAGACCACCATCGACCGCGTCAAGATCTTCAACACCGACCCCGCCGTCCTCCGTGCCTTCGCCAACACCGGCATCGCTGTCACCGTCACCGTCGGCAACGGCAACGTCCCCCCGCTCGCTAAGCTCCCAGCCGCCCAGTCCTGGGTCGCCGACAACATCCTCCCCTTCTACCCGCGCACCAACATCAACCGAATCGCCGTGGGAAACGAAATCCTCGCCACGTCGGACAAGGACCTCATCGCGCATCTCCTCCCGGCTATGAAGGCGCTCCACTCGGCTCTCAACCTGGCCAATGTCACCTCCATTCAGGTCTCGACACCGCACTCCCTCGGCATTCTCGCACCCAACACAGGCCCACCGAGCCTCGGACAGTTCCGCAGCGGCTACGACAAGGTCATTTTCCAGCCGATTTTGGAGTATCATCGCCAGACCAAATCGCCGTTCCTCGTCAACCCCTACCCGTTTTTCGGGCTCTCACCCGACACTTTAAACTACGCCACTTTCAGGCCAAACGCCGGCGTTTTCGACCCTGCCACCGGCGTTAACTACACCAACATGTTCGACGCCCAGATGGACGCGGTGTTCTCGGCCATGAAGAAGGTCGGGTACGAAGACGTGGATCTAGTAGTCGCCGAAACGGGTTGGCCCTCTGCCGGTGACCCGAACCAACTCGGTGTGAGCGTGGAAAACGCCGAGGCGTACAACGGGAACCTCATACGCCACGTCAGCTCCGGGAAGGGCACGCCGTTGATGCCGAACAGGACTTTCGAGACTTACATCTTCGCGCTGTTCAATGAGAACCTGAAGCCTACGTTGTCGGAGCAGAATTACGGGCTGTTCAAACCCGACCTCGACCCGGTTTACGACGTGGGGCTATTACGTAACGGGCAG GCAGAGGGGCCCACATCCGGCCCGGCACTGAGTCCGGCATCAGGCCCAGCAGCAGGCCCAGAAGCAATGGGTCCCGCGCCTGATGTGGTGGCGCAATCACCGGCAGCGGCGGGGAAGAGCTGGTGCGTGCCGAAGTCGAACGTTTCCGACGCGGCGCTGCAGAAGAACATAGACTACGTATGCAGCAGTGGAGTGGACTGCAAGCCCATAAAGCAAGGTGGGCCGTGCTTTGAGCCCAATTCAGTGAAGTCGCACGCGGCTTACGTCATGAACGCTTATTACCAGGAGCATGGCCCACAGAATATCAACTGCGATTTCAACGGCACCGGAGTCGTCACCTCTACTGATCCCA GTTACAAGACGTGCACGTACCCTACCAAAGTGGCGGAGAAGGAGGAAAAGTCCCCGGGAAGTTCCCCTGCGAAGTCGGTGGCGGGAAGCTCAACGAGGATGAGATGTAGCAAAGTGGCTCTGTTCTCACTAATGGTCGGTTGTGGGGTAATGTTTAATATTTAG
- the LOC101302143 gene encoding pentatricopeptide repeat-containing protein At4g11690-like, which yields MSPTTKEALLLIQKMVKSPPLKALSIFNSSTLQGFHHTHLSISFILHNLISSNLQTHAHSLLLHLLSGRISSPFFTPLSLLHDLTQPNSTPLPTSSLLHEAIINAHVQSHSPSQALYYLSNMVQQGMVPTSNTFNNVLGFLVKSRDFEKAWRVFNEFKSRVQLDLYSFGIVVKSCCEGGELDRGFGVLDETEEMGWSPNVVIYTTLIDGCCKNGDLERAEKMFCKMGEVGLVANQYTYTVLIDGMFKKGRSKEGFELYEKMKINGVVPNTRTYSCLISGLCKDGKMSSALELFDEMRERGMACNVVTYNIIIGGLCQEMRVWEAERFVNEMKRDGISPSVVTFNTLIDGFCGIGKLDKAMSLFDQLKSSGQSPSLVTYNVLIRGFAKARNSTGVTDLLREMENRGMAPSKVTYTIVIDALVRSDDMERAFHVFSSMEKSGLMPDVYTYGVLIHGLCMKGNMIEASKLLQSMSDSNLEPNDVIFNIMIHGYCKEGSSYRALRLLKEMRKKGMVPNVASYSSTIGVMSNDGKWEEAEMLLKGMMESDLKPSISLYNIISRVKNDTPVKVST from the coding sequence ATGTCACCAACAACGAAAGAAGCTCTTCTCCTCATCCAAAAAATGGTGAAAAGCCCGCCACTGAAAGCCTTGTCAATCTTCAACTCCTCAACCCTCCAAGGCTTCCACCACACCCACCTCTCCATCTCCTTCATCCTCCACAATCTCATCTCCTCCAATCTCCAAACGCACGCCCACTCTCTCCTCCTCCACCTCCTCTCCGGCCGAATCTCCTCCCCGTTCTTCACCCCCTTGTCTCTCCTCCACGATTTAACTCAACCCAACTCGACCCCACTCCCCACCTCGAGTCTTCTACACGAAGCCATCATCAACGCCCATGTGCAATCTCACTCCCCATCTCAAGCCCTTTACTATTTAAGCAATATGGTCCAGCAAGGCATGGTTCCAACCTCGAACACTTTCAACAACGTATTGGGTTTTCTTGTTAAGTCTCGAGATTTTGAGAAGGCGTGGCGGGTGTTCAATGAGTTTAAGAGTAGAGTCCAGTTGGATTTGTATAGCTTTGGGATAGTTGTAAAGAGCTGCTGCGAGGGTGGTGAATTGGATAGGGGTTTTGGGGTTTTGGATGAGACGGAGGAAATGGGTTGGTCTCCGAATGTGGTGATATATACTACGTTGATTGATGGGTGTTGCAAGAATGGTGATTTGGAGAGGGCGGAGAAGATGTTTTGTAAAATGGGGGAGGTTGGTTTGGTGGCGAATCAGTATACTTATACTGTGTTGATTGATGGGATGTTCAAGAAGGGGAGGAGTAAAGAAGGGTTTGAGTTGTATGAGAAGATGAAGATTAATGGGGTTGTTCCGAATACGCGTACTTATAGTTGTTTGATCAGTGGGTTGTGTAAGGATGGGAAAATGAGTAGTGCGTTGGAGCTGTTTGATGAAATGCGTGAGAGAGGAATGGCCTGCAATGTGGTGACATACAACATTATAATTGGCGGGTTGTGTCAAGAAATGAGGGTTTGGGAAGCTGAGAGGTTTGTGAATGAGATGAAGAGGGATGGGATTAGTCCGAGTGTGGTTACTTTTAATACTCTGATTGATGGGTTTTGTGGTATCGGGAAGCTGGACAAGGCAATGAGTTTGTTTGATCAGTTGAAATCGAGTGGACAGTCGCCATCTTTGGTGACTTATAATGTGCTGATTCGAGGGTTTGCCAAAGCTCGAAACTCTACTGGAGTCACTGATTTGTTGAGAGAGATGGAGAACAGAGGCATGGCTCCTTCTAAAGTGACGTATACAATTGTAATTGATGCTTTGGTTCGGTCCGATGACATGGAAAGAGCGTTTCATGTGTTCTCCTCCATGGAGAAGTCTGGTCTGATGCCTGATGTCTACACCTATGGGGTCTTGATACATGGATTATGCATGAAAGGTAATATGATTGAAGCATCAAAGCTGTTACAATCAATGAGCGATTCGAATTTGGAGCCAAATGATGTCATATTTAATATAATGATTCATGGCTACTGCAAAGAAGGTAGCTCTTACAGGGCACTGAGGTTGCTCAAAGAAATGAGAAAGAAGGGGATGGTTCCGAATGTGGCTAGTTACAGTTCGACCATTGGAGTTATGAGTAATGATGGGAAATGGGAAGAGGCTGAAATGCTACTTAAAGGCATGATGGAGTCAGATTTGAAACCATCAATTTCTTTGTATAATATAATCTCTAGGGTGAAAAATGATACACCGGTGAAGGTTTCAACCTGA